The following are encoded in a window of Vibrio azureus genomic DNA:
- a CDS encoding OmpA family protein codes for MKHERKVQSSCIIALAALSHSAMADMYIAPTIGVSYFSGGCESHELSCDTNDISFGATLGYQYSPNIAIELGYQHYGEVEATYPALQNQLLKADYSAKVQSAELGLAYSLPVADSLALNLIGGAALWFVDMDGKELSYRVNKSSNGLSPYLTTSGSYKLSEQLSVDSGLKWVSSVGSSATGKSDIWQAFIGLTYRFPSNMSTASVPRTYDTEPLSASPSTSSVFSDKVKSTVKEEQSLTLYFNFDSSQLSPDSLVKLKSFTKGMSEKQSILIIASTDDTGTNHYNDNLSIRRAKSIRSALLHENIKKQRIKITALGEEVQSLSVPNSQRRSATIKIYNHNLATPL; via the coding sequence ATGAAACACGAAAGAAAGGTGCAGAGTAGTTGTATTATTGCCTTAGCAGCATTGTCACACAGCGCTATGGCTGATATGTATATTGCTCCCACCATTGGTGTAAGTTACTTCTCTGGTGGTTGTGAGTCTCATGAACTCAGCTGTGATACAAACGATATTTCTTTTGGTGCGACGCTTGGCTATCAATATTCCCCGAATATCGCTATCGAGCTGGGTTACCAGCATTATGGAGAAGTAGAAGCAACCTATCCAGCGCTTCAAAATCAGCTCCTGAAGGCGGATTACTCAGCAAAAGTTCAAAGCGCAGAGCTCGGTCTAGCTTACTCTTTGCCTGTTGCAGATTCATTAGCCCTTAACCTCATCGGTGGTGCAGCTCTTTGGTTCGTCGATATGGACGGCAAAGAATTGAGTTATCGTGTAAACAAATCAAGTAATGGCCTTTCTCCCTATCTTACTACCTCTGGCAGTTATAAACTATCTGAACAATTAAGTGTTGATTCTGGTTTAAAATGGGTTAGTTCTGTTGGTTCCAGTGCCACTGGTAAATCCGATATCTGGCAAGCATTTATTGGTTTAACTTACCGTTTCCCTTCAAATATGTCGACTGCTTCTGTACCCAGAACATACGATACAGAGCCATTATCTGCCTCTCCGTCAACTTCTTCGGTCTTTTCCGACAAGGTCAAATCAACGGTAAAAGAAGAACAATCATTAACTTTATATTTTAATTTTGACAGTAGCCAGCTTTCGCCTGATTCACTGGTTAAGTTGAAAAGCTTTACCAAAGGAATGTCTGAAAAGCAGTCGATTCTTATCATCGCTTCAACAGATGATACTGGCACAAACCACTATAACGATAACCTGTCTATTCGCAGGGCAAAATCAATTAGATCAGCTTTGTTACACGAAAATATCAAAAAACAACGAATTAAAATCACAGCGCTTGGTGAAGAAGTGCAGAGTCTTTCTGTTCCAAACTCTCAACGCCGAAGTGCGACCATTAAAATCTACAACCATAACCTTGCCACTCCTTTGTGA
- a CDS encoding DUF6790 family protein — protein MKMTFIIEWFRPIAITAVYFIAEDNNTDVYSFFHILGPWIVAIMGFSVAFEGLCLGKEAAGKIGYRSDRPYQVQSALCNLAIAIVAVFVFFSNLGSMADVTITLVMLVFFSLSAFNHLLTALIQHNFKPVNLLRPLMTVVLLFLLVPPLLSVLS, from the coding sequence ATGAAAATGACTTTTATCATCGAATGGTTTCGACCAATAGCGATTACTGCTGTTTATTTTATTGCAGAGGATAATAACACCGACGTCTATTCCTTTTTCCACATTCTAGGGCCTTGGATTGTCGCCATTATGGGATTCAGTGTCGCATTTGAAGGGCTTTGCTTGGGCAAAGAAGCCGCTGGTAAAATCGGTTATCGCTCGGATCGGCCTTATCAGGTTCAATCTGCTCTTTGCAATCTTGCTATTGCTATCGTCGCCGTCTTTGTCTTCTTCTCTAACTTGGGCAGCATGGCAGATGTCACTATCACACTGGTTATGTTAGTTTTCTTCTCACTTTCGGCTTTCAATCATCTTTTAACCGCTCTAATTCAACACAATTTTAAACCTGTTAACTTGTTGAGACCACTCATGACTGTCGTGTTACTCTTTCTTTTAGTCCCACCTTTATTATCAGTATTAAGCTAG
- a CDS encoding Hint domain-containing protein yields MNINKITLILGISLFSSTTLAIPEIEVQQRCSMDSLNVSKAIGRNKWAKRCSFISERDYEYYTYDDDGNIRARPKYPSFFSPYNFNDWFRAPTNEYSSCNIKHYTKKIFCVSSCYTPDQKILFSDGEHAIYDALTKRLTNIVTLSDDANLENLSYQIKDVEAYSESIIETVHNIRVFHTASGNQIKVTDNHPLLVSTGYMLTAENINTGDSLISKDGTFDEITNIEDIKFTGKVYNVMPDTSDNSTNGQIVVAQGFLSGSMYYQNDGADLTGRLLLRSQVPTDLF; encoded by the coding sequence ATGAATATTAATAAAATAACACTTATTTTAGGAATCAGCCTTTTCAGCTCCACAACTCTAGCAATTCCTGAAATCGAAGTACAACAAAGATGTTCAATGGATAGTTTAAATGTATCAAAAGCAATTGGGAGAAACAAATGGGCTAAGAGATGTTCATTCATTTCTGAAAGAGATTATGAGTATTATACATATGACGATGATGGTAACATAAGAGCCAGACCTAAGTACCCAAGTTTTTTTAGTCCATATAATTTTAATGATTGGTTTAGAGCTCCTACTAATGAATATTCCTCATGTAATATAAAACATTATACAAAAAAGATATTTTGTGTATCTTCATGCTATACACCCGACCAAAAAATACTATTTTCTGATGGAGAACACGCCATATATGATGCACTAACAAAGAGATTAACAAATATCGTCACCTTATCTGACGATGCAAACCTCGAAAATCTCTCTTATCAGATAAAAGATGTCGAAGCCTATAGTGAGTCAATTATTGAAACAGTTCATAATATTCGAGTATTTCACACTGCCAGCGGTAACCAGATCAAGGTAACGGATAATCACCCGTTACTTGTTTCTACAGGTTACATGCTCACCGCTGAAAATATTAATACTGGTGACAGCTTGATCAGCAAAGATGGCACCTTTGATGAAATCACCAACATTGAAGACATTAAATTTACAGGAAAAGTCTATAATGTCATGCCAGATACCTCAGATAACAGTACAAATGGTCAAATCGTTGTAGCACAAGGATTCCTCTCTGGTTCTATGTATTATCAAAATGATGGTGCAGATCTGACTGGAAGACTATTACTAAGAAGTCAGGTTCCTACCGATCTCTTTTAA
- a CDS encoding DUF1566 domain-containing protein, producing MYNKTNQSFNLYRLSSQVVTIVLISSLFGCQDSSEPSSNESHNRPTTDHAAPPQAISTRSGFITVQPSTQEYIDISNYVSYENDVDIDSIEVEVTNQNIGQESVYQSGYCGTPTPELNGDRLGFYVQLDNHNLCTYRYKVTGRKTSNNEEVESQFAKINLFATVESDARLPTISKHILLTNNPNSQAVVNINLVDELSELNISEWDLSEDIILLGDGEIKTSEKTISYYGKTAGYVRIFYTLFNSKQSTEAKLGQIDITIGKEHTNGIIISDIEEFRYEVDSQPTLIVDIRNLIKLEYDIDYQLINVYSIDGSVSLNDEQRKNLNNKEFTFNWNKYSPKNTDVSFVLSDNEGNFKAGILRLVGINQDLTNAYLCNGRLPDKACIDIADIGNETLFTNSPSVNFLDNISSELIETNSTANGVLGQNYGNFYRFSHSKALALCDIYNTITLGGRTNWRLATLNELDKLFNTFGNMFNKRGWPTSYNYWSTTQTVKPTKPDQYKNMNLYFGYEFSYEPDFELFASCISERQL from the coding sequence ATGTATAATAAAACAAATCAATCATTCAACCTATATCGATTATCTTCACAGGTGGTTACTATTGTATTAATTTCGAGCCTATTTGGGTGTCAGGATTCTTCGGAGCCTTCTTCAAATGAATCCCACAATCGACCTACAACTGATCACGCTGCACCACCTCAGGCGATTAGTACAAGAAGTGGCTTTATTACTGTTCAGCCAAGTACTCAAGAATATATTGATATAAGTAATTACGTATCATATGAAAATGATGTCGATATAGATAGCATTGAAGTAGAGGTCACTAATCAAAATATAGGGCAAGAAAGTGTGTACCAGTCAGGATATTGTGGTACCCCAACTCCTGAACTAAATGGTGATCGTCTGGGCTTCTATGTTCAATTAGATAACCATAACTTATGTACTTATCGATATAAAGTGACTGGAAGAAAAACAAGCAACAATGAGGAGGTAGAAAGTCAATTTGCCAAAATAAATTTGTTTGCTACGGTGGAGTCTGATGCGAGGCTACCAACAATATCAAAGCATATATTATTAACAAATAACCCTAATTCTCAAGCCGTAGTTAATATAAATTTAGTAGATGAATTGAGTGAGTTAAACATTTCCGAGTGGGATTTATCCGAAGATATTATACTGTTAGGAGATGGTGAAATAAAAACTTCTGAAAAAACAATATCCTATTATGGAAAAACAGCAGGTTATGTACGTATTTTTTATACACTTTTTAACTCCAAACAATCTACAGAAGCTAAACTAGGACAAATTGATATCACCATTGGTAAAGAACATACTAATGGAATTATAATATCTGATATAGAAGAATTTAGGTATGAAGTTGATTCTCAACCTACCTTAATTGTTGATATTAGAAATCTTATAAAACTAGAATATGATATTGATTACCAATTAATAAACGTGTATTCAATTGATGGATCTGTATCGTTAAATGATGAGCAAAGAAAAAACCTTAACAACAAAGAGTTTACTTTTAACTGGAATAAGTACAGTCCGAAAAACACGGATGTAAGCTTCGTACTTTCTGATAATGAAGGAAATTTTAAAGCCGGTATCTTGAGATTAGTAGGAATAAACCAAGATCTTACGAATGCTTATTTGTGTAATGGAAGACTACCAGATAAAGCGTGTATTGATATTGCTGATATAGGAAATGAAACGTTATTTACAAATTCACCATCAGTTAATTTCTTAGATAACATAAGTTCTGAATTAATTGAAACTAATAGTACAGCTAATGGAGTTCTGGGTCAGAATTACGGTAATTTCTATAGATTTAGTCACTCTAAAGCGCTGGCACTCTGTGATATCTATAATACGATAACTTTAGGTGGAAGAACAAACTGGCGATTAGCAACCTTGAACGAATTAGATAAACTGTTTAATACTTTTGGTAATATGTTTAATAAACGGGGGTGGCCAACAAGTTATAATTACTGGTCGACTACACAAACAGTTAAACCTACTAAGCCAGATCAATATAAAAATATGAACCTATACTTTGGATATGAGTTCTCTTACGAGCCAGACTTTGAACTTTTCGCATCCTGTATTTCTGAACGTCAGCTTTGA
- a CDS encoding endonuclease/exonuclease/phosphatase family protein, whose amino-acid sequence MIRSFIFSLFILLLAACDGSGGLPKQGSGNTDPVVVSSKPILNITGIPQKTFAGDTLTLHGTAWDDSTDITSIHWSSTGMKLIDQDIQLQSNDSEQQPTRFTAKFRVDDVLEPQKATILGTATALSGQKSDNQAFELTIFIKESIDNSKPSVSIPHIILDKMNSSVTAGQTVTVTGKTWDKFGDITKLNWKAQHLKLIRQSLIPATGDSALKPLSFSATFEVDDAPQATSATIEVSSVSSTEHQSPYATMTLAIEPDTKPAPIALPKIKFDRLPLTAVSGRPFVVTGRAWDEFGGTASIAWDNSEHFAIIDEKTELEADSSSPFPIYFEATLVALDTSTTTSAPIQASITAESGASQTTSATLTIVPDHAPLSQTYINLENVPDSVKSGETFTVSGSTWSDDGDVKSLEWTTPNLTLLKTTLIKPGNDSEQNPKFFTATFVAETLFEVDKTATISVIAKSTEYDESVPASDAITIIARKEDNRPVEISRPKVVILSAPMDSIDSGDTFTITGKTWDNVGDVASLNWTTENATLIEQAFTPAEGDSKLNPNSFTAKFKADQVRYDLPASVSVVATSTQQMDNSPQAIQFTIISRNFSDASNPHVLIESEENTMSSGEEITITGAAWDSAKGDIASLEWDTENLTLVSEVFEPIANDSEENKVSFQATFRAKEVTADLPASITVTAHSDKGEQIQSKLDDLTIIARKESNERPVISKPTVTLTPSLGTVRPGGTVTLTAEAYSTNANIDSIEWKTDNSNLSLLNSDDIPTGSTDSKDKPLTLSAEFQASDFVSLEQANITVIVRDGSAGIPTSKSAKIELKPWSKPTLVKVTATPEVSSGQTIAFELDAFDEDSYISHVNWFTDSPNGEVTLPSYDVPSGHQNDSADNLLEIDTFFETKDGLLNDLDVNVWAEVTSFNGTQSITDKQPVKIKKAVRPTIGVMTHAYRGDHQHLNPTQPIQDNDQITISATASAEAATAGLDEIKITSYRWSQMPDDEVELTLDESEQSIPVQDQKNTVETPLNITLPKTGKDGSDSETIYNLKLIVTDERGLESEAKEFELKVKPRTQLKVITANVFLIPFSTVERDKRVSEYLKVKNDLFDFNDVVVLNEAFAGTLAGSYTQRLFDGIKTTFPYRTDPNEDSGLRLNKGVVVLSKEPIIQPAVYRVFAQACGEDEGANKGFIHVKIRKNDKIYNIIATHTQADTDACIFGSTPESIRKAQFEEIKQYIDESLRTKAMDTSEYLYIVGDLNVVKGSAEHAKMMSILRTNEPVHRGLKYSWDPHLNSLASYKNSGWKQDGQLLDYILSVKGFAQPRAWHNVVLDPAVKDVYYDVIPVPSFNAGRHYLNDLSDHFPAIGFEYLEAGIPKKSFRGQNKRYNTIKFRHQDTGEYIKAGASTGIVGSWSAGDYVLIGAHTDEADIEWAIDSQYPSYWLNNDTNSFPTCLLDDSFVEIESLRHKSYFLNYTELYPSYYKLYTNASKWLSIEKVDDYGHRLSGCIENGDKIYLRDGADTSSSWSYASRVVSSGVPYFRINEYRADADIFVVEMPEAIPLDWSDLPD is encoded by the coding sequence ATGATAAGATCTTTTATATTTAGCCTTTTTATACTGCTTTTAGCCGCATGTGACGGCTCAGGCGGCTTACCTAAACAAGGCTCAGGCAACACAGACCCTGTTGTTGTCTCTTCAAAACCAATTCTGAATATCACTGGTATCCCGCAGAAAACATTTGCGGGTGATACCCTCACTTTACACGGTACAGCTTGGGATGATTCAACAGATATTACCTCGATTCACTGGTCAAGTACCGGGATGAAGCTTATCGATCAAGATATCCAACTGCAATCGAATGACTCAGAGCAACAGCCAACTCGCTTTACTGCAAAGTTTCGTGTTGATGATGTTTTAGAACCTCAAAAAGCAACTATTTTAGGTACAGCAACGGCATTATCAGGTCAAAAAAGTGATAATCAGGCCTTCGAATTAACTATTTTTATCAAAGAGAGCATTGATAATTCAAAACCAAGTGTCTCTATTCCGCATATCATTTTAGATAAAATGAATAGTTCAGTTACCGCCGGACAAACTGTAACAGTTACGGGTAAAACTTGGGACAAGTTTGGTGACATCACCAAACTCAACTGGAAAGCGCAACACTTAAAGCTCATCAGACAAAGCCTCATTCCTGCCACTGGGGACTCTGCACTAAAGCCGCTCTCTTTCTCAGCAACTTTTGAAGTGGATGATGCCCCTCAAGCAACCAGCGCAACCATTGAAGTTTCTTCAGTATCAAGCACTGAACACCAAAGCCCTTACGCGACTATGACGCTTGCAATTGAGCCGGATACAAAGCCTGCACCTATTGCTTTGCCTAAAATCAAATTTGACCGCTTACCTTTGACCGCTGTTAGTGGCCGGCCATTTGTCGTCACAGGTCGAGCATGGGATGAGTTTGGTGGTACTGCCAGCATTGCTTGGGACAATAGTGAACACTTTGCCATTATTGATGAAAAAACAGAGCTTGAAGCTGACAGTTCTTCTCCTTTTCCCATTTACTTTGAAGCAACGCTTGTTGCCTTGGATACTTCCACAACAACCAGCGCACCTATTCAAGCATCAATTACCGCTGAAAGTGGCGCTTCTCAAACCACCAGCGCAACATTAACGATTGTGCCAGATCACGCACCGCTAAGCCAAACCTACATCAATCTAGAGAATGTGCCTGATTCAGTAAAAAGTGGAGAGACCTTTACTGTTTCTGGATCGACTTGGTCTGACGACGGTGACGTTAAGTCATTAGAATGGACAACACCTAACTTAACTCTGCTAAAAACGACTTTAATTAAGCCCGGGAATGACTCGGAACAGAATCCAAAGTTTTTTACGGCAACGTTTGTCGCCGAAACTCTATTCGAAGTTGACAAAACGGCCACAATTAGCGTGATTGCTAAATCTACTGAGTATGACGAAAGTGTGCCTGCCTCAGACGCAATAACGATCATCGCTCGTAAAGAAGATAATCGACCAGTCGAAATTTCACGACCGAAAGTAGTCATTTTATCCGCCCCTATGGATTCGATTGATAGCGGCGATACCTTTACTATTACTGGTAAAACCTGGGATAACGTAGGTGATGTGGCTTCGTTAAATTGGACAACAGAAAATGCCACACTTATTGAGCAAGCCTTTACTCCTGCTGAAGGGGATTCTAAGCTCAATCCAAACAGCTTTACAGCCAAATTCAAAGCAGATCAAGTTCGCTACGATCTGCCAGCTTCCGTAAGTGTCGTGGCAACATCTACCCAACAGATGGATAACTCACCACAAGCGATCCAATTCACTATTATTTCACGTAATTTCTCCGATGCCTCGAACCCACATGTGTTGATTGAATCTGAAGAAAACACGATGAGCAGTGGAGAAGAAATCACTATTACTGGGGCTGCCTGGGATAGCGCCAAAGGTGATATTGCCTCCCTTGAGTGGGATACTGAGAATCTGACTTTAGTGTCAGAAGTGTTTGAACCTATTGCGAACGATTCTGAAGAAAACAAAGTCAGCTTTCAAGCAACGTTTAGGGCAAAAGAAGTCACCGCAGACTTACCTGCATCAATAACCGTCACGGCGCACTCTGATAAAGGCGAGCAAATACAATCAAAATTGGATGATTTAACCATCATCGCCAGAAAAGAAAGCAATGAACGCCCGGTCATTTCAAAACCAACGGTTACGTTAACCCCCTCTCTTGGCACAGTAAGGCCTGGAGGAACCGTCACCTTAACAGCAGAAGCTTACAGTACTAATGCTAATATCGACTCCATCGAATGGAAAACAGATAACAGCAATTTATCGCTCTTAAATTCTGACGATATCCCTACAGGCAGTACCGACAGCAAAGATAAACCACTTACATTGAGCGCCGAGTTCCAAGCAAGCGATTTCGTTAGTTTGGAGCAAGCTAACATTACTGTCATTGTAAGAGATGGCAGTGCGGGTATCCCTACCAGCAAAAGCGCTAAGATTGAGTTAAAGCCTTGGTCTAAGCCAACACTGGTAAAAGTAACAGCCACGCCAGAAGTATCATCAGGGCAGACTATCGCGTTTGAACTGGACGCTTTCGATGAAGACTCTTACATCAGTCACGTTAATTGGTTTACCGATAGCCCCAATGGCGAGGTAACCTTACCAAGCTACGACGTACCAAGTGGTCATCAGAATGATTCAGCAGATAACCTTCTAGAAATCGATACCTTTTTTGAGACAAAAGATGGGTTATTAAATGATCTTGATGTCAACGTTTGGGCTGAAGTGACGTCTTTTAATGGTACCCAATCCATCACTGACAAACAGCCAGTTAAAATCAAAAAAGCTGTCCGCCCAACTATTGGGGTGATGACCCATGCATACCGTGGCGATCATCAACACCTAAATCCAACACAACCAATACAAGACAATGATCAGATCACGATTAGTGCAACAGCCTCGGCTGAAGCTGCCACAGCAGGACTAGATGAGATCAAGATTACTTCTTACCGTTGGTCACAAATGCCAGATGATGAGGTTGAACTCACTCTTGATGAGTCTGAACAGTCGATTCCGGTCCAAGATCAAAAAAACACGGTTGAGACTCCACTCAATATTACCCTACCGAAAACAGGTAAAGACGGCTCGGACTCAGAAACGATATATAATCTCAAACTAATCGTAACTGATGAACGTGGCTTGGAAAGTGAAGCAAAAGAGTTTGAGCTGAAGGTTAAGCCAAGAACTCAGCTTAAAGTTATAACAGCCAATGTGTTTTTAATTCCCTTTAGTACTGTTGAGAGAGATAAACGAGTTAGTGAATATCTGAAGGTAAAAAACGACCTTTTTGATTTCAATGATGTAGTCGTGCTCAATGAAGCATTTGCAGGTACACTTGCAGGCTCATATACTCAAAGGCTTTTTGATGGCATAAAAACCACCTTCCCCTATAGAACTGATCCTAATGAAGATTCCGGTTTAAGACTAAATAAAGGTGTTGTGGTACTGAGCAAAGAACCAATAATACAACCTGCAGTATACCGTGTATTTGCTCAGGCATGTGGTGAGGATGAGGGAGCCAATAAAGGCTTTATCCATGTAAAAATAAGAAAAAATGATAAAATCTACAATATCATTGCCACTCATACTCAAGCAGACACGGACGCGTGTATTTTTGGTTCAACTCCCGAGAGTATAAGGAAAGCTCAGTTTGAAGAAATTAAACAGTATATCGATGAATCTCTTCGAACCAAAGCCATGGATACATCGGAGTACCTATATATTGTAGGAGATCTTAATGTTGTCAAAGGATCAGCAGAACATGCTAAGATGATGTCGATATTGCGCACCAATGAGCCTGTTCACAGAGGCCTCAAGTATTCTTGGGATCCGCATCTTAATTCTCTTGCAAGCTACAAAAATAGTGGTTGGAAGCAGGACGGACAACTTTTGGATTATATTTTATCAGTTAAAGGGTTTGCACAGCCACGTGCATGGCATAATGTCGTTTTAGACCCCGCTGTAAAAGACGTGTACTATGATGTCATTCCAGTCCCAAGTTTTAATGCAGGCAGGCATTACTTGAATGATCTATCAGATCATTTCCCCGCTATTGGTTTTGAATATTTAGAGGCAGGCATTCCTAAAAAATCTTTTAGAGGACAAAATAAACGCTACAATACAATTAAATTTAGGCATCAAGACACTGGAGAATACATAAAGGCTGGTGCAAGCACTGGTATCGTTGGTAGCTGGTCAGCAGGCGACTATGTACTTATTGGAGCTCATACAGACGAAGCAGATATCGAATGGGCAATTGACAGTCAATATCCTAGCTATTGGTTAAACAATGACACAAACTCATTTCCGACGTGCCTACTTGACGATAGTTTTGTTGAAATAGAGTCTCTAAGGCACAAGTCATATTTTTTGAACTATACAGAGCTTTATCCTAGTTACTATAAACTCTATACAAATGCATCTAAATGGCTTTCAATTGAAAAAGTTGATGATTATGGCCATCGACTATCTGGTTGTATAGAAAATGGGGACAAAATTTACTTAAGAGATGGAGCTGACACATCATCTAGTTGGTCTTATGCTTCTAGAGTTGTTTCTAGTGGCGTTCCATATTTTAGAATTAATGAATACAGAGCAGATGCAGACATTTTCGTGGTTGAAATGCCAGAAGCAATCCCATTGGATTGGTCCGATTTACCAGACTAA
- a CDS encoding TcfC E-set like domain-containing protein, whose product MSNFYVLFFISILQFFHANVYSKGYPDNFSEYFIEKNKMISIRLAGINESVDTEMLVSYESIKLVDYSSNINVVRSFLDDKGIKGKTSSDIISILKKGLNRSEILSKKNHEREYVLDFDYDNSILEVILSPSAFKSISDEKEYIEYENKSPAMINWSNFYLSSEMNKQPQLNWSNNTTVGLPIGFLSIDTQIDTRGNTDVFEAMYSYEKLDNLLKFGYSENTLSFNSTDYLSNDTNYISTSAYVASSRQLIKNKTKNSQKIIFSASENGQVEVYKSERIIYSKSISEGKNFISYDDLPVGSYKIVLVFKALGEEVFREEKRIVNNNDFQLETGRYDHTLNVGLMENSKGDDFFFSRGLLNYRIDEPFMIGSGITLSEYGHYFQIGSKYLFKDDWYFEGTGGVNEYGDSFTTLNFRMSFFDFYYSHLDLKANTNSFDLINTLYRDNSYREFGIGASGLVLGGTGYIRLSQYSDNKFSYYQKSDRYDYRMVYSSLNYHLSSADITLSADYQRYETRDSSFNISLSLQLKFDEIFSASNNVYVKDNNVISIRNSLSMIDESENFDSNTSVSLQAVTNRSFVDFSSSIQSKNQKFNSNAYVYVDSLGRKSLSGSASGTQIFSDGSLDFTNLKGRSFIKLRRDNFLAAKEESVYVSSSKNGRFISRKVLNKDSNVTKLVEYQQQEILIEPKEKNTLIKDNTFDVTSLPGTLYTVSPKAYDVENMIVILDDEFGNPISSLDCAGETCIDVQQISDDGVFQVTYIKGSNFNLSSNSRVCNFKQIKNSTSFSGVCI is encoded by the coding sequence ATGTCTAATTTTTATGTGTTATTCTTCATATCTATTCTACAATTCTTTCATGCTAATGTATATTCTAAAGGATATCCTGATAATTTCTCAGAATATTTTATAGAAAAAAATAAAATGATCTCCATAAGATTAGCTGGAATTAATGAAAGTGTTGACACTGAGATGTTAGTATCATACGAGTCTATAAAGTTGGTAGACTATTCTTCAAACATTAATGTTGTCAGATCTTTTTTGGATGATAAAGGAATTAAAGGTAAAACATCATCGGATATAATATCTATTCTCAAAAAAGGACTTAATCGGTCTGAGATATTATCAAAAAAAAATCATGAAAGAGAATATGTTCTAGATTTCGACTACGATAACTCCATTTTAGAAGTTATTTTATCCCCCAGTGCTTTCAAGAGTATTTCTGATGAGAAAGAGTACATCGAATATGAAAATAAATCACCTGCAATGATTAACTGGAGTAACTTTTATCTATCTAGCGAGATGAATAAACAGCCACAATTAAATTGGTCAAATAATACGACGGTTGGTTTACCTATTGGCTTTCTAAGTATTGATACTCAAATTGATACTAGAGGAAATACGGATGTATTTGAGGCTATGTATAGTTATGAAAAATTGGATAACTTACTTAAATTTGGCTATAGTGAAAACACACTTTCTTTTAATTCAACCGACTATTTATCTAATGATACTAACTACATTTCTACGTCAGCATATGTTGCTTCAAGTCGTCAATTAATCAAGAATAAAACGAAAAATTCTCAGAAAATAATTTTTTCTGCTTCAGAAAATGGTCAAGTGGAGGTTTATAAATCTGAAAGAATTATTTACAGCAAATCTATTTCGGAAGGAAAAAACTTCATCAGTTATGATGATCTACCAGTTGGTTCTTATAAAATTGTTTTAGTTTTTAAAGCATTAGGTGAAGAAGTCTTTCGAGAAGAGAAAAGAATTGTTAATAATAATGACTTTCAACTTGAGACTGGTCGCTATGATCATACTCTCAATGTTGGCTTGATGGAAAATTCGAAAGGAGATGACTTTTTCTTTTCAAGAGGTCTGTTGAATTATCGTATTGATGAACCTTTTATGATTGGCAGTGGTATTACACTTTCTGAATATGGTCATTACTTTCAAATCGGAAGTAAATATCTTTTTAAGGATGACTGGTATTTTGAAGGTACGGGGGGAGTTAATGAGTATGGTGACAGTTTTACTACCTTGAATTTTAGAATGTCATTTTTCGATTTTTACTATAGTCATTTAGATTTGAAGGCTAATACTAATAGCTTTGATTTAATTAATACATTATATAGAGATAATAGCTATCGTGAATTTGGTATAGGAGCATCTGGGCTTGTACTTGGTGGAACTGGCTATATACGGTTATCACAATACTCAGATAATAAGTTTTCTTATTATCAAAAAAGTGATAGGTATGATTATAGAATGGTTTATTCTTCTTTAAACTACCACTTATCTTCAGCAGATATTACTTTATCTGCAGATTACCAACGTTATGAAACTCGGGATTCTTCATTTAATATTTCGTTATCATTACAGCTCAAGTTTGATGAGATTTTTTCTGCTAGCAACAATGTGTATGTGAAGGATAATAATGTAATCAGTATAAGAAACTCATTAAGTATGATTGATGAATCAGAAAATTTTGATAGTAATACTTCTGTAAGTCTCCAAGCTGTTACTAACAGATCATTCGTTGATTTTTCTTCGTCTATACAATCAAAAAACCAAAAATTTAACTCTAATGCATACGTATATGTTGATTCACTTGGAAGAAAGTCTCTATCAGGTAGTGCTTCCGGAACTCAAATATTCAGTGATGGTAGCCTGGATTTTACAAACTTAAAAGGACGTTCATTTATTAAATTAAGACGTGATAATTTTTTAGCGGCTAAGGAAGAAAGTGTTTATGTATCAAGTTCAAAAAATGGACGTTTTATCTCAAGGAAAGTGCTTAATAAAGATTCTAATGTTACTAAATTGGTTGAATATCAACAGCAAGAAATATTGATTGAACCAAAAGAAAAAAATACCCTAATAAAAGATAATACCTTTGATGTTACATCTCTGCCCGGAACGTTATACACAGTAAGCCCTAAAGCGTATGATGTTGAAAATATGATTGTCATTTTAGATGATGAATTCGGTAACCCAATCTCATCTCTTGACTGTGCAGGAGAAACTTGTATTGACGTACAACAGATCTCAGACGATGGTGTTTTTCAGGTTACATATATCAAAGGTAGTAATTTCAATTTAAGTTCTAACAGTAGAGTATGTAATTTTAAACAAATTAAAAACTCAACTTCATTTTCAGGAGTGTGTATTTAA